One genomic window of Coffea eugenioides isolate CCC68of chromosome 1, Ceug_1.0, whole genome shotgun sequence includes the following:
- the LOC113782610 gene encoding F-box/FBD/LRR-repeat protein At5g22660-like, giving the protein MADPAEKNMLERIPDGDNIDRLSELPNCVLLHILSRFKTKDAAATSILSTRWRDLFVSLPDVRLIYRVDSDASGRDKLFSDFIDFANRVIRQRNKAPIRKLVVDVMHFVKSYRLAFESLLISAAAALSSCNVQRLIISVRMDKTTERFSIPIPPAIFSSKTLVCLSVNFEVDWNVPDFVWLPNLKRLYLFQFRLVDEDSIQRLLQGCPLLERLMLKVHPFSYDSKSEESIEVEVLHISSPSLKSLVLWWNAKVELEFTVVVKSENLESLVCFLQGQHKVTIDAPNLKSLTVEGHVPDVYINQSLVSIDEAVVQAEFLSNVTNHSDLFLHSQRAFKFLSGLVNVKSLYLSQTTLQALYFSQGVLPKFKNLNKLELSHFRCNAFPRNPYSKVLSSLFESSLNLEVLIIDEVIKDSEDEELDSVFQEALSLALVGQLKEIEIRSFEGEEHEFKLIEYFLKNGKSLKKMTLIRDSWKTESDGCDRILSSKKCAEDCQILFITNWGLLQSLFLQRHCNSSCNDTVVYILLVLFFFPPYDQCFLIFVGQDQTKTSIISCACKNSSRTCSSSSSCGILDAVGAMMITSFSFRARNLWLDN; this is encoded by the exons ATGGCTGATCCTGCAGAAAAGAATATGCTTGAAAGAATCCCAGATGGTGATAATATCGACAGGTTGAGTGAACTTCCGAACTGTGTTCTGCTTCACATCCTTTCGCGTTTCAAGACAAAAGATGCTGCAGCAACCTCAATTCTGTCCACTAGATGGAGAGATCTTTTCGTTTCTCTTCCTGATGTTCGTCTAATTTACCGTGTGGATAGTGATGCTTCTGGCCGTGATAAATTGTTCTCTGATTTTATAGATTTTGCCAATAGAGTGATTCGACAGCGAAATAAGGCTCCAATTAGAAAGCTTGTAGTCGATGTGATGCATTTTGTTAAAAGTTACCGCCTAGCTTTTGAGTCATTGTTGATATCTGCAGCTGCTGCACTTTCTTCTTGCAATGTCCAACGACTCATTATTTCGGTTCGAATGGATAAAACGACTGAGCGATTTTCTATACCTATTCCACCTGCAATTTTTTCATCTAAAACTCTGGTTTGTTTATCAGTAAACTTTGAGGTGGATTGGAATGTTCCCGATTTTGTTTGGTTGCCAAACCTCAAGCGTCTTTACTTATTTCAATTCAGATTGGTAGATGAAGATTCTATTCAGAGGCTTCTTCAAGGTTGCCCTTTGCTTGAACGTCTGATGTTAAAGGTGCATCCTTTCAGCTATGATAGCAAGAGTGAAGAAAGCATTGAAGTTGAAGTTCTTCATATCTCGAGCCCCTCGTTGAAAAGCCTGGTGCTCTGGTGGAATGCAAAAGTTGAATTAGAGTTCACTGTTGTTGTGAAGTCGGAAAATCTCGAGTCTTTGGTATGCTTCCTCCAGGGGCAGCACAAAGTTACCATAGATGCCCCAAATCTGAAGTCGCTGACTGTTGAGGGTCATGTACCTGATGTATACATAAATCAAAGTCTGGTATCTATTGACGAGGCAGTAGTACAAGCTGAATTTCTGTCTAATGTGACAAATCACAGTGACTTATTTTTACATAGTCAGCGTGCTTTTAAGTTTCTTAGTGGGTTGGTAAATGTGAAATCACTTTATTTATCACAGACGACTCTCCAG GCTCTGTATTTTTCTCAAGGGGTCTtgccaaaattcaaaaacttgaaCAAATTGGAGCTCAGTCATTTTCGTTGCAATGCATTTCCTCGCAATCCTTATTCTAAAGTGTTGTCAAGCTTATTTGAAAGTTCCCTCAACCTTGAAGTGCTTATCATTGATGAA GTCATCAAGGACAGTGAAGACGAGGAACTTGATTCTGTTTTTCAAGAGGCTCTCTCATTAGCTCTTGTCGGACAACTTAAGGAAATAGAAATCAGAAGTTTTGAGGGGGAGGAACATGAATTCAAGCTGATAGAGTATTTTTTGAAGAATGGAAAATCTTTAAAGAAGATGACTCTCATTAGAGACAGTTGGAAGACTGAATCAGATGGTTGTGACAGGATATTGTCATCCAAGAAGTGTGCGGAGGATTGCCAGATTCTGTTCATAACGAATTGGGGTTTGCTGCAGAGCTTATTTCTTCAAAGGCACTGTAACTCTTCCTGTAATGATACTGTCGTTTATATTCttcttgttcttttcttttttcccccttaTGACCAgtgttttttgatttttgttggTCAAGACCAGACTAAAACTTCAATAATTTCATGCGCATGTAAAAATAGTTCTAGAACTTGTTCATCAAGTTCATCTTGTGGCATTCTTGATGCTGTTGGTGCCATGATGATCACATCATTTAGTTTCAGAGCTAGAAATTTATGGCTTGATAACTAA
- the LOC113765659 gene encoding F-box protein At4g22280-like, protein MVVVKIQNHGIQMALLHSIRVGFVEVGEVWRDLAFRLHFVAKVQDSSPQKRSFFAWKKSQPFWLVAQCSEVENLTAGNQLKKPSPTMAHDPRSPRALKTKTPKDDESDKLSALPDEILCHILSFLPSETAAATSVLSTRWKDLFTSLPVIDLTISKNWDAKIGEERRRDLCNFQKFLSRLIFLRNKAPIRKFQLNVSPPLVEDLRPGIYWLISKVLSRQVQEVDICVPGDRDSTGLLLYPPEIFTCATLTSLTMTMKSSFNFNPPDSVSLPNLKVLRLNEFALTDQDSFARVIQACPLLEDLGLRWRFWKFEFMDLRISAPLLKRLALSCYFGQYSLMVESDNLEYLDCNVYGVHKLVINAPYLKYFKCQGPPVRVEFVQDVRNILNATVAFKYRKEEFESTLVLYHRQNLKSLEAFELVNGLQYAKSLRFQSGMKILYYAGEFLPTFVNLSSLALDDSIYSYHYSSWWLNLIARLLENAPNLEALEIVSSVFDHNFGVEQLGIFLQTAFPARPIRHLKELKIILGHDQEFGFKLAEYFLEIGKSLKKMTLRGSIKGCESSPEVYNRILSFKKSSEHCRIVFEP, encoded by the exons ATGGTTGTTGTTAAGATACAAAATCATGGAATTCAAATGGCTCTATTGCATAGTATCAGAGTTGGGTTTGTAGAG GTGGGTGAAGTATGGAGAGATCTCGCTTTTAGATTGCACTTTGTTGCTAAGGTACAAG ATTCTTCCCCTCAGAAGAGATCCTTTTTTGCCTGGAAAAAATCACAACCCTTCTGGCTCGTGGCTCAGTGTTCAGAAGTTGAAAACTTGACAGCAGGTAATCAGTTGAAGAAACCATCCCCAACAATGGCTCATGATCCTCGAAGTCCTAGGGCTTTAAAAACTAAAACCCCCAAAGATGATGAAAGTGACAAGTTAAGTGCCCTCCCGGACGAGATTCTCTGCCACATCCTGTCCTTTCTCCCTTCAGAAACCGCCGCAGCCACATCAGTCCTGTCAACCAGATGGAAAGATCTCTTTACCTCACTTCCTGTTATTGATCTCACAATCTCTAAGAATTGGGATGCCAAGATCGGGGAGGAGCGCAGAAGGGATTTGTGTAATTTTCAGAAATTCCTATCTAGATTGATTTTTCTACGAAACAAAGCTCCAATTAGAAAATTTCAACTTAATGTGTCGCCGCCCTTGGTTGAAGATCTTCGTCCAGGGATTTACTGGTTGATATCGAAAGTGCTTTCGCGTCAAGTCCAAGAAGTTGATATTTGTGTGCCAGGAGATCGAGATTCCACCGGATTACTTTTGTATCCACCAGAGATATTCACATGTGCAACACTAACTTCTCTGACGATGACGATGAAAAGTAGTTTTAATTTCAATCCTCCCGATTCAGTTTCTTTACCAAATCTTAAGGTCCTGCGCTTGAATGAATTCGCATTAACAGATCAAGATTCCTTCGCGCGGGTTATTCAGGCTTGCCCCTTGCTCGAAGATTTGGGTTTAAGATGGagattttggaaatttgagTTTATGGATCTCCGTATTTCTGCTCCTTTATTGAAAAGACTTGCACTTTCATGTTACTTTGGTCAGTATTCTCTAATGGTGGAGTCTGACAATCTTGAATATCTGGACTGCAATGTATATGGAGTGCATAAACTTGTTATAAATGCCCCATATCTCAAGTATTTCAAGTGTCAAGGTCCTCCCGTGAGAGTAGAATTTGTTCAGGATGTGAGGAACATTCTGAATGCGACAGTAGCATTCAAGTATAGAAAAGAAGAATTTGAAAGTACCCTCGTGTTGTATCATAGGCAAAATTTGAAATCACTCGAAGCTTTTGAGCTTGTCAATGGTTTGCAATATGCGAAATCACTTCGATTCCAGTCGGGTATGAAG ATTCTCTATTATGCTGGAGAATTCTTGCCTACTTTCGTAAATTTGAGCAGTTTGGCGCTTGATGACTCTATTTACAGCTACCATTACAGTAGCTGGTGGTTGAACCTGATAGCAAGATTACTGGAAAACGCCCCTAATCTCGAAGCACTCGAAATCGTTTCCTCG GTGTTCGACCACAATTTCGGTGTAGAACAACTCGGGATATTTCTGCAAACGGCCTTTCCAGCACGCCCCATTCGACATCTCAAGGAGCTGAAAATAATCTTAGGGCATGATCAGGAATTTGGTTTCAAGCTAGCTGAATATTTTCTGGAGATTGGGAAATCTTTAAAGAAGATGACTCTTCGTGGAAGTATAAAGGGTTGCGAGTCTAGTCCCGAAGTTTACAACCGGATATTATCATTCAAGAAATCTTCTGAACATTGCAGGATTGTGTTCGAACCTTAG